One window of the Rhizobiaceae bacterium genome contains the following:
- a CDS encoding phosphatidylserine decarboxylase: MSLVDTIKRTFVPIHREGYPFIAAFAVATLVLWLMSPYLFFVGLVLTAWCVYFFRDPQRVTPVDDRLIVSPADGVVSSVGPAVPPQELGLGDAEMTRISVFMNVFSCHVNRSPTRGRITVIQHRAGKFLNAELDKASAENERNGLVIESPNGIVAVVQIAGLVARRIVCWASANENIGTGERFGLIRFGSRVDVYLPAGARPRVAVGQTAVGGETIIADIDGTPTLPLYRVA; this comes from the coding sequence ATGAGCCTCGTCGACACAATCAAGCGGACCTTTGTGCCGATCCATCGCGAAGGCTATCCCTTCATTGCCGCTTTCGCCGTCGCGACCTTGGTCCTGTGGCTGATGTCGCCCTATCTTTTCTTCGTCGGCCTCGTGCTGACCGCCTGGTGCGTTTACTTCTTCCGCGATCCGCAGCGCGTCACGCCCGTCGACGACCGGCTGATCGTCAGCCCTGCCGATGGCGTGGTCTCGTCCGTTGGCCCCGCCGTGCCGCCGCAGGAACTGGGGCTCGGGGACGCGGAGATGACGCGGATATCCGTCTTCATGAACGTCTTCTCCTGTCACGTGAACCGTTCGCCGACCCGCGGCCGGATCACCGTCATCCAGCACCGCGCCGGAAAATTCCTTAACGCCGAACTCGACAAGGCGAGCGCAGAGAACGAACGCAACGGCCTCGTGATCGAAAGCCCCAACGGCATTGTCGCGGTGGTCCAGATCGCCGGGCTGGTGGCGCGGCGGATCGTCTGCTGGGCCAGCGCCAACGAGAATATCGGCACGGGCGAGCGCTTCGGACTGATCCGCTTTGGTTCGCGCGTCGATGTCTATCTTCCGGCGGGAGCGAGGCCGCGCGTGGCCGTGGGACAGACTGCCGTTGGCGGCGAGACGATCATCGCCGACATCGATGGCACGCCGACGCTGCCGCTCTATCGCGTCGCCTGA
- the pssA gene encoding CDP-diacylglycerol--serine O-phosphatidyltransferase, with the protein MKRRFKSFEPHGRGGPRIREIPLRMLVPNVITVLAICAGLSGIRLAFENRFETAVAMVLVAAFLDGIDGRIARALKATSRFGAQMDSLADIVNFGAAPAMVIYAFLLDGTGPFGWIAALVFTIACGLRLARFNVLDEELVERPAWQGEYFVGVPAPAGAMLVLLPTYLVFNGVVPSPAYALGTAIFTILIALLMVSRLPVWSGKTMGQRIPRDSFLLVIMAVMIYVLVLVNYPWVTLTVSAIAYLAFLPFSAHAYSRRARVEEATEQETSAIADVAGSDEEA; encoded by the coding sequence ATGAAGCGGCGGTTCAAATCATTCGAGCCCCACGGGCGCGGCGGACCGCGCATCCGAGAAATTCCGTTGCGCATGCTCGTGCCGAACGTCATCACCGTTCTGGCGATCTGCGCGGGCCTTTCCGGCATTCGCCTGGCCTTCGAGAACAGATTCGAAACGGCGGTCGCCATGGTGCTGGTCGCCGCCTTCCTCGATGGCATCGACGGCCGCATCGCGCGCGCCCTGAAGGCGACGTCGCGCTTCGGCGCGCAGATGGATTCGCTCGCCGACATCGTCAATTTCGGCGCCGCGCCCGCAATGGTCATCTACGCCTTCCTGCTCGACGGAACGGGTCCGTTCGGCTGGATAGCGGCGCTCGTCTTCACCATCGCCTGCGGCCTGCGGCTCGCGCGGTTCAATGTCCTCGACGAGGAACTGGTGGAGCGGCCCGCCTGGCAAGGCGAGTATTTCGTCGGCGTGCCGGCCCCTGCTGGAGCCATGCTCGTGCTGCTGCCGACCTATCTCGTCTTCAACGGCGTCGTGCCTAGTCCGGCCTATGCGCTCGGCACCGCCATCTTCACCATCCTCATCGCGCTGCTGATGGTCAGCCGTCTGCCGGTCTGGTCCGGCAAGACGATGGGTCAGCGCATTCCGCGCGATTCGTTTCTGCTCGTCATCATGGCCGTGATGATCTACGTGCTGGTGCTGGTGAACTATCCTTGGGTGACGCTGACCGTCTCCGCTATCGCCTATCTCGCCTTCCTGCCTTTCAGCGCGCATGCCTATTCGCGGCGTGCGCGGGTGGAAGAGGCGACGGAGCAGGAGACTAGCGCGATCGCAGATGTTGCTGGCAGCGACGAGGAGGCCTGA
- a CDS encoding ABC transporter ATP-binding protein/permease → MSEKTVSAESGSTLKTLVNLWPYMWPSDRADLRMRVVWATVYLVVSKLVLVAVPYFFKWATDALSGHPGSLPSLPPILLVPAALVIAYNLVRLVQAGFNQLRDALFASVGQYAVRQLAYRTFVHMHDLSLRFHLERRTGGLSRVIERGVKGIEAIVRFTILNTLPTVLEFALTAVIFAVAYGWLYVAVVAATVVVYTWFTVWASDWRIAIRREMNDSDTDANTKAIDSLLNFETVKYFNNERMEAERFDRSMARYEIAATKTWTSLGWLNFGQAAIFGAGMLAVMLLSAREVAAGTHTIGDFVFVNAMLMQLSVPLNFIGFIYREIRQGLTDIENMFDLLDVKQEVVDRPGAKPLQVGPGKVEFRDVRFSYDPAREILRGVSFEVPAGRTVAIVGPSGAGKSTISRLLFRFYDIQSGAILIDGQDVRDVTQDSLRRSIGMVPQDTVLFNDTIAYNIRYGRPDASEAEIRKAAELAQIGIFIEQLPEGYDTMVGERGLKLSGGEKQRVAIARTILKAPPILILDEATSALDTHTEREIQAALDIVSEGRTTIVIAHRLSTVVSADEIIVLKGGVIAERGRHADLLAAGGLYADMWNRQREATEAEERLRIARETDELGVVVRRRTPEVP, encoded by the coding sequence ATGTCGGAAAAGACCGTTTCGGCCGAGTCCGGCTCGACCCTGAAGACGCTTGTCAATCTGTGGCCCTATATGTGGCCATCGGACCGGGCCGACCTGCGCATGCGCGTCGTCTGGGCGACGGTCTACCTTGTCGTCTCGAAGCTCGTCCTGGTCGCTGTGCCTTATTTCTTCAAATGGGCGACGGATGCGCTGAGCGGTCATCCGGGTTCACTACCCTCCTTGCCGCCGATCTTGCTCGTCCCGGCTGCTCTGGTGATCGCATACAATCTCGTGCGTCTCGTTCAGGCAGGCTTCAACCAGTTGCGTGACGCGCTCTTCGCCAGCGTCGGGCAATATGCCGTGCGCCAGCTCGCCTACCGGACGTTCGTGCACATGCATGACCTGTCGCTGCGCTTCCATCTGGAGCGGCGCACCGGAGGCCTTTCGCGCGTCATCGAAAGAGGTGTGAAGGGCATCGAGGCGATCGTCCGCTTCACCATCCTGAATACGCTGCCGACGGTCCTCGAATTCGCCCTGACGGCGGTCATATTCGCCGTCGCCTATGGCTGGCTCTACGTGGCCGTCGTGGCGGCGACGGTCGTGGTCTACACCTGGTTCACCGTATGGGCCAGCGACTGGCGGATCGCCATCCGCCGCGAGATGAACGACAGCGACACCGACGCCAACACGAAGGCGATCGACTCGCTGCTCAATTTCGAGACGGTCAAGTATTTCAACAACGAGCGGATGGAGGCTGAACGTTTCGACCGTTCGATGGCGCGCTACGAAATCGCCGCGACAAAGACATGGACGTCGCTCGGCTGGCTGAATTTCGGCCAGGCGGCGATCTTCGGCGCCGGCATGCTGGCCGTCATGCTGCTCTCCGCGCGCGAGGTCGCGGCCGGCACGCACACGATCGGCGACTTCGTCTTCGTCAATGCCATGTTGATGCAGCTTTCCGTGCCGCTTAACTTCATCGGCTTCATCTACCGCGAAATCCGGCAGGGGCTCACCGATATCGAGAACATGTTCGATCTGCTCGACGTGAAGCAGGAAGTCGTCGACCGGCCGGGTGCGAAACCGTTGCAGGTAGGCCCCGGCAAGGTGGAATTCCGCGATGTGCGCTTCTCCTACGATCCGGCCAGGGAAATCCTGCGAGGCGTCAGCTTCGAGGTGCCGGCCGGCAGGACCGTTGCGATCGTCGGCCCGTCAGGCGCCGGAAAGTCCACCATCTCGCGGCTGCTTTTCCGCTTTTACGACATCCAGTCCGGCGCGATTCTCATCGATGGGCAGGATGTGCGCGATGTGACACAGGACAGTCTGCGCCGCTCGATCGGCATGGTTCCGCAGGATACTGTGCTGTTCAATGACACCATTGCCTACAATATCCGCTACGGCCGGCCGGATGCGTCGGAGGCCGAGATCCGCAAGGCCGCGGAACTGGCGCAGATCGGCATCTTCATCGAACAATTGCCCGAAGGCTATGACACCATGGTCGGCGAGCGCGGCCTGAAACTCTCGGGCGGCGAGAAGCAGCGTGTCGCCATCGCGCGCACCATCCTGAAGGCGCCGCCGATTCTGATCCTCGATGAGGCCACCTCGGCGCTCGACACACACACCGAACGCGAGATCCAGGCAGCTCTGGACATCGTCAGCGAGGGCCGTACGACGATTGTCATCGCGCATCGCCTCTCGACCGTGGTGTCGGCCGACGAGATCATCGTGCTCAAGGGGGGCGTCATCGCCGAGCGCGGCCGCCATGCGGATCTGCTTGCCGCGGGCGGCCTGTATGCCGACATGTGGAACCGTCAGCGCGAGGCGACCGAGGCCGAGGAGCGCCTCCGCATCGCACGCGAAACGGACGAACTGGGCGTCGTGGTGCGGCGACGGACGCCCGAAGTTCCCTGA
- a CDS encoding metalloregulator ArsR/SmtB family transcription factor → MQPSCCDVLPPADAASKFAALSHPVRIEILARVAGRGACSCKDVVACLDLAQSTVSQHLRILVDAGLLNFASEGQRSRYQVNSAAMAALSAELSRFADACCREPER, encoded by the coding sequence ATGCAGCCTTCCTGTTGCGACGTCTTGCCGCCGGCCGACGCCGCATCCAAATTCGCCGCGCTTTCCCATCCGGTGCGCATCGAGATTCTCGCTCGGGTGGCGGGGCGCGGAGCCTGTTCCTGCAAGGATGTGGTGGCCTGCCTCGATCTTGCGCAATCCACGGTTTCGCAGCATCTCAGGATTCTGGTCGATGCTGGCCTTCTGAACTTCGCAAGCGAGGGACAGCGCTCGCGCTATCAGGTCAACAGCGCCGCCATGGCAGCACTTTCGGCGGAACTTTCGCGATTCGCCGACGCCTGCTGCCGCGAGCCAGAGCGGTAA